Proteins found in one Aethina tumida isolate Nest 87 chromosome 1, icAetTumi1.1, whole genome shotgun sequence genomic segment:
- the LOC109609233 gene encoding ATPase family AAA domain-containing protein 2 isoform X1 has translation MVNTRRMESVGLTTHNTRHHRTRGSVKVEEGEEEEEVSASESSSVNDSDSDDSNVDPDASWNNSIGNELKSSPKDDVKKKGSSSVPLPAPSQHSRFRDLKYSSRSLRSRDKLGSVLNKRRRGLSVYSTRNMHDSDFENGDDSDDDVYSRRRSRKSKQRAHMSRMERRTALSLRPISQKCYTEVINGSPIHYSDSEGRRGGVRRSKRKQVQFNNSSWLTDDQMPKVGYPTLGVGYSEEDSRDGPEAQWQSSGANRRSTRHTNRREIKNPKYLYDYQTNQTSGRRHRVENRELKSIINDKDNRERNLLNGTRNGKQVTAEKPANTEGEPERSEANDSKNLDENTENVEPLPEPKPQQPSSESEDEVIPKSRPRNRSNRMIVDEQFSPIRTRKKKMIDSSSESEGEEKKYSLRNRVPKPDPKTIQNSVLRSRTRRHFTRRRKMSGSSSSSSSSSTDVRHSKPPKSPHSKTKAGSFLNIVPIAPEILDNNIRFSSIGGLETHIQCLKEMILMPMMYPEVFSQFQIQPPKGVLFHGPPGTGKTLIARALANECNSGKKKMAFFVRKGADLLSKWVGESEKQLMMLFQQAADLKPSIIFFDELDGLAPVRSSRQDQHHASIVSTLLALMDGLDSRGEVIVIGATNRIDAIDPALRRPGRFDRELVFSLPSKEEREEILKVHVSKWATPPSPQMLSYLAEQSVGYCGADLRALCAEAVIQSFRRTYPQVYGSEHKLMLNPDAVKIEKLDFLRAKSVLVPASHRQKQTLGKRLSPVLQPLLQAPLMKALKILAKSFPHGSNTALAKVKLSPNVLPAQFLITGNGANHGQTRHLAPAILYEMEHIRSYLMDLSTLHQETGRSAEETCIQIFNEARRNIPSIIYLPIINQWWELVSDSVKAILRMQLTGLEANIPLLFMATSELPYEHLPDEIQDIFSVYREEVFHLEPPSLAERTAFFKPLIQEAMRPPRTYRPRPKTPPPLPRAPTPPPPPLTEEQAKKLYETEEHTLRELRIFLRDICKKLANNRLFFMFTKPVDTEQVSDYTTIIKKPMDLETMMNKVDFHRYECAKDFLDDIELIVQNALEYNPARTSADKQIRHRACSLRDYAYTLIKSEMDTDFEEKCRGISKKRRERKASTQKYLPAYLNTIGVNLSETPPQPPQEEQVETKKEEEEVATATESSSPQNKMNLPRKRKYSWQKGCLTRRKRYKHNTTQEDTIEKASTGDESKENNPQLEQSNSNVSLKPVEDETATTPLTINCDTQAPKQDVANSLQSPKRRLSDILSPSELLDSPLDFDDIDQVLNESVDGDTDKPKKCVECSSTELEKVLEEMVQSTMNYSLKALFDLYNNVNMIIKKYSRTYERNSLPVEIKQELEKFIKSTAADLYELSDS, from the exons GGGTCAGTTAAGGTAGAAGAGGGAGAGGAAGAAGAAGAGGTAAGCGCCTCTGAATCATCTAGCGTGAATGATAGCGATAGCGATGACTCCAATGTCGATCCAGACGCCTCTTGGAACAACAGTATCggtaatgaattaaaatcatCCCCCAAGGACGACGTTAAAAAGAAAGGATCGTCATCGGTGCCGTTGCCTGCTCCTTCCCAGCATAGTCGGTTCCGTGACCTCAAATATtcct CTCGTTCTCTGCGCAGTCGTGATAAGCTCGGCTCTGTACTGAATAAGCGCAGACGCGGCCTCAGCGTCTACAGCACCAGAAACATGCACGATTCAGATTTCGAAAACGGCGACGACTCTGACGATGATGTGTACTCGCGACGACGCAGTCGCAAATCTAAACAGCGTGCCCACATGTCCCGTATGGAACGACGTACCGCCCTTTCTCTGAGGCCAATTAGCCAAAAATGCTACACGGAAGTAATTAATGGGTCTCCAATACACTACTCTGATAGTGAAG gtCGTAGAGGCGGAGTAAGGCGTAGCAAACGCAAACAGGTTCAGTTTAACAACTCATCCTGGTTAACAGATGATCAAATGCCTAAAGTGGGTTATCCAACTCTTGGCGTTGGTTATTCCGAAGAAGACAGTCGCGATGGACCAGAGGCACAATGGCAATCCTCTGGTGCAAACAGGCGTAGTACCAGACATACCAATAGGCGCGAAATCAAAAACCCCAAATACCTGTACGATTATCAGACTAATCAGACTTCTGGAAGACGTCACCGTGTGGAAAACAGAGAACTTAAAAGTATCATTAATGACAAAG ataatagggaaagaaatttgttaaatggAACACGCAATGGAAAACAAGTGACGGCGGAAAAGCCAGCTAATACGGAAGGTGAACCCGAAAGATCAGAGGCAAATGACTCTAAAAATTTGGATGAAAACACAGAAAATGTTGAACCACTTCCCGAACCAAAACCACAACAGCCATCGTCGGAAAGTGAGGATGAAGTAATACCCAAGAGTCGTCCCAGAAATAGATCAAATAGGATGATAGTAGATGAACAGTTTTCGCCAATACGTAcgagaaaaaagaaaatgataG ATTCCTCAAGTGAATCTGAAGGGGAGGAAAAGAAGTATTCTTTACGAAACAGGGTTCCAAAACCGGATCCGAAAACTa TTCAAAACTCTGTATTGAGGTCAAGGACCAGGAGGCACTTCACGCGAAGACGAAAAATGTCCGGTTCAAGTTCCAGTTCCTCTTCATCTTCCACTGATGTGCGTCACAG CAAACCTCCAAAGAGTCCTCACTCAAAGACGAAGGCAGGTTCATTCTTGAATATTGTCCCGATTGCTCCCGAAATTTTGGACAATAATATCAGATTTAGTAGTATTGGGGGGCTGGAAACCCACATTCAGTGCTTAAAGGAGATGATTTTGATGCCTATGATGTATCCGGAAGTATTCAGCCAGTTTCAGATACAACCTCCTAAAGGTGTTCTATTCCATGGACCTCCag GTACGGGAAAAACTTTAATAGCCAGAGCATTGGCCAACGAATGTAACAGTGGAAAGAAGAAGATGGCCTTTTTCGTACGAAAGGGAGCTGACCTACTCAGCAAATGGGTCGGAGAAtcagaaaaacaattaatgatGCTCTTTCAACAAGCCGCTGATCTAAAACCATCTATAATATTCTTTGACGAGTTGGATGGTTTGGCACCGGTTAGGTCTTCCAGGCAGGATCAACATCACGCAAGTATCGTCTCGACATTATTGGCTTTAATGGACGGTTTGGATAGCAGAGGTGAAGTCATTGTGATTGGAGCGACTAATCGAATCGACGCCATCGATCCCGCCTTAAGACGTCCAGGTAGATTTGACAGGGAATTGGTCTTCTCACTACCATCTAAAGAA GAAAgagaagaaattttaaaagtacatGTCTCGAAGTGGGCCACCCCTCCGAGTCCCCAAATGCTGTCTTATCTGGCTGAACAGTCGGTAGGGTACTGTGGCGCCGATCTGCGCGCTCTTTGTGCCGAAGCCGTCATTCAGAGCTTCCGACGTACTTATCCGCAAGTTTACGGGTCTGAGCATAAACTTATGCTTAATCCTGATGCTGTTAAAATAGAGAAGCTCGATTTTCTGCGTGCAAAATCCGTTCTAGTACCTGCGTCACATCGGCAAAAGCAAACACTTGGTAAGCGATTGTCCCCAGTGCTGCAACCATTACTGCAAGCACCATTGATGAAGGCGTTAAAGATATTGGCAAAGTCTTTTCCACATGGTTCTAATACCGCCTTAGCgaa AGTGAAACTATCTCCAAACGTTCTACCAGCACAGTTTCTTATCACTGGAAATGGTGCAAATCATGGCCAAACACGTCATTTAGCTCCTGCTATTCTGTATGAAATGGAACATATTCGGTCATATCTCATGGATTTATCAACATTACATCAGGAAACAGGAAGGTCTGCCGAAGAAACTTGTATTCAG atttttaatgagGCTAGAAGAAATATACCTAGTATTATCTATCTGCCAATCATCAATCAGTGGTGGGAACTAGTTTCCGATAGTGTAAAGGCAATATTGCGGATGCAACTTACTGGATTGGAAGCTAACATTCCTCTTCTATTTATGGCAACTTCTGAATTACCGTATGAACATTTACCTGATGAA ATACAAGACATATTTTCGGTGTATCGTGAAGAAGTATTTCATTTGGAACCTCCTAGCTTGGCCGAAAGAACCGCATTTTTCAAACCGCTCATCCAAGAAGCGATGCGACCTCCGCGTACTTACAGGCCGCGTCCGAAAACGCCACCGCCGCTTCCAAGGGCCCCAACACCGCCACCTCCGCCTCTCACCGAAGAACAAGCTAAGAAATTGTACGAAACCGAAGAGCACACTCTGCGTGAACTTCGTATTTTTCTTAgagatatttgtaaaaaattggcCAACAATAGACT gtttttcaTGTTTACAAAGCCAGTTGATACAGAACAAGTATCAGATTATACCACAATTATTAAGAAGCCAATGGATTTGGAAACAATGATGAACAAGGTTGATTTCCATCGGTATGAATGTGCAAAAGACTTTTTGGATGATATTGAATTGATAGTTCAGAATGCATTAGAATATAACCCCGCCag GACTTCAGCAGACAAGCAAATTCGTCACAGAGCTTGCTCACTGAGGGACTACGCCTACACTTTAATAAAGAGTGAAATGGATACAGACTTTGAAGAAAAATGTAGAGGAATCTCGAAAAAGCGTAGAGAAAGAAAAGCCAGCACTCAAAAGTACCTACCCGCATACCTGAATACCATAg GAGTTAATCTAAGTGAAACGCCACCTCAACCACCACAGGAAGAGCAAGTGGAAAcgaaaaaagaagaagaagaagtgGCAACAGCCACTGAATCCTCAAGTCCACAGAACAAAATGAATCTTCCTAGGAAACGAAAGTACTCGTGGCAGAAAGGTTGTTTGACTCGACGTAAGAGATATAAACATAACACAACTCAAGAGGAT acAATTGAAAAAGCATCCACTGGCGATGAATCCAAGGAAAATAATCCACAATTAGAACAAAGTAATTCAAATGTGAGCTTGAAACCAGTGGAAGATGAGACTGCTACAACTCCACTTACCATTAACTGTGATACTCAAGCTCCTAAACAAGATGTAGCTAATTCATTACA atcaCCTAAACGAAGGTTGAGTGACATCTTAAGTCCTTCAGAATTATTAGACAGTCCATTAGATTTTGATGATATAGATCAGGTTCTTAATGAAAGTG tcGATGGAGACACCGATAAACCAAAGAAATGCGTGGAATGTTCGTCGACAGAATTGGAAAAAGTTTTGGAAGAAATGGTTCAATCGACTATGAACTATTCCCTTAAAGCTTTGTtcgatttatataataatgtaaacatgatcataaagaaatattcCAGAACTTACGAAAGAAATTCTTTGCCAGTG gaaataaaacaagaactggaaaaattcataaaatccaCCGCGGCggatttatatgaattatcaGATTCGTAA
- the LOC109609233 gene encoding ATPase family AAA domain-containing protein 2 isoform X2 — protein MHDSDFENGDDSDDDVYSRRRSRKSKQRAHMSRMERRTALSLRPISQKCYTEVINGSPIHYSDSEGRRGGVRRSKRKQVQFNNSSWLTDDQMPKVGYPTLGVGYSEEDSRDGPEAQWQSSGANRRSTRHTNRREIKNPKYLYDYQTNQTSGRRHRVENRELKSIINDKDNRERNLLNGTRNGKQVTAEKPANTEGEPERSEANDSKNLDENTENVEPLPEPKPQQPSSESEDEVIPKSRPRNRSNRMIVDEQFSPIRTRKKKMIDSSSESEGEEKKYSLRNRVPKPDPKTIQNSVLRSRTRRHFTRRRKMSGSSSSSSSSSTDVRHSKPPKSPHSKTKAGSFLNIVPIAPEILDNNIRFSSIGGLETHIQCLKEMILMPMMYPEVFSQFQIQPPKGVLFHGPPGTGKTLIARALANECNSGKKKMAFFVRKGADLLSKWVGESEKQLMMLFQQAADLKPSIIFFDELDGLAPVRSSRQDQHHASIVSTLLALMDGLDSRGEVIVIGATNRIDAIDPALRRPGRFDRELVFSLPSKEEREEILKVHVSKWATPPSPQMLSYLAEQSVGYCGADLRALCAEAVIQSFRRTYPQVYGSEHKLMLNPDAVKIEKLDFLRAKSVLVPASHRQKQTLGKRLSPVLQPLLQAPLMKALKILAKSFPHGSNTALAKVKLSPNVLPAQFLITGNGANHGQTRHLAPAILYEMEHIRSYLMDLSTLHQETGRSAEETCIQIFNEARRNIPSIIYLPIINQWWELVSDSVKAILRMQLTGLEANIPLLFMATSELPYEHLPDEIQDIFSVYREEVFHLEPPSLAERTAFFKPLIQEAMRPPRTYRPRPKTPPPLPRAPTPPPPPLTEEQAKKLYETEEHTLRELRIFLRDICKKLANNRLFFMFTKPVDTEQVSDYTTIIKKPMDLETMMNKVDFHRYECAKDFLDDIELIVQNALEYNPARTSADKQIRHRACSLRDYAYTLIKSEMDTDFEEKCRGISKKRRERKASTQKYLPAYLNTIGVNLSETPPQPPQEEQVETKKEEEEVATATESSSPQNKMNLPRKRKYSWQKGCLTRRKRYKHNTTQEDTIEKASTGDESKENNPQLEQSNSNVSLKPVEDETATTPLTINCDTQAPKQDVANSLQSPKRRLSDILSPSELLDSPLDFDDIDQVLNESVDGDTDKPKKCVECSSTELEKVLEEMVQSTMNYSLKALFDLYNNVNMIIKKYSRTYERNSLPVEIKQELEKFIKSTAADLYELSDS, from the exons ATGCACGATTCAGATTTCGAAAACGGCGACGACTCTGACGATGATGTGTACTCGCGACGACGCAGTCGCAAATCTAAACAGCGTGCCCACATGTCCCGTATGGAACGACGTACCGCCCTTTCTCTGAGGCCAATTAGCCAAAAATGCTACACGGAAGTAATTAATGGGTCTCCAATACACTACTCTGATAGTGAAG gtCGTAGAGGCGGAGTAAGGCGTAGCAAACGCAAACAGGTTCAGTTTAACAACTCATCCTGGTTAACAGATGATCAAATGCCTAAAGTGGGTTATCCAACTCTTGGCGTTGGTTATTCCGAAGAAGACAGTCGCGATGGACCAGAGGCACAATGGCAATCCTCTGGTGCAAACAGGCGTAGTACCAGACATACCAATAGGCGCGAAATCAAAAACCCCAAATACCTGTACGATTATCAGACTAATCAGACTTCTGGAAGACGTCACCGTGTGGAAAACAGAGAACTTAAAAGTATCATTAATGACAAAG ataatagggaaagaaatttgttaaatggAACACGCAATGGAAAACAAGTGACGGCGGAAAAGCCAGCTAATACGGAAGGTGAACCCGAAAGATCAGAGGCAAATGACTCTAAAAATTTGGATGAAAACACAGAAAATGTTGAACCACTTCCCGAACCAAAACCACAACAGCCATCGTCGGAAAGTGAGGATGAAGTAATACCCAAGAGTCGTCCCAGAAATAGATCAAATAGGATGATAGTAGATGAACAGTTTTCGCCAATACGTAcgagaaaaaagaaaatgataG ATTCCTCAAGTGAATCTGAAGGGGAGGAAAAGAAGTATTCTTTACGAAACAGGGTTCCAAAACCGGATCCGAAAACTa TTCAAAACTCTGTATTGAGGTCAAGGACCAGGAGGCACTTCACGCGAAGACGAAAAATGTCCGGTTCAAGTTCCAGTTCCTCTTCATCTTCCACTGATGTGCGTCACAG CAAACCTCCAAAGAGTCCTCACTCAAAGACGAAGGCAGGTTCATTCTTGAATATTGTCCCGATTGCTCCCGAAATTTTGGACAATAATATCAGATTTAGTAGTATTGGGGGGCTGGAAACCCACATTCAGTGCTTAAAGGAGATGATTTTGATGCCTATGATGTATCCGGAAGTATTCAGCCAGTTTCAGATACAACCTCCTAAAGGTGTTCTATTCCATGGACCTCCag GTACGGGAAAAACTTTAATAGCCAGAGCATTGGCCAACGAATGTAACAGTGGAAAGAAGAAGATGGCCTTTTTCGTACGAAAGGGAGCTGACCTACTCAGCAAATGGGTCGGAGAAtcagaaaaacaattaatgatGCTCTTTCAACAAGCCGCTGATCTAAAACCATCTATAATATTCTTTGACGAGTTGGATGGTTTGGCACCGGTTAGGTCTTCCAGGCAGGATCAACATCACGCAAGTATCGTCTCGACATTATTGGCTTTAATGGACGGTTTGGATAGCAGAGGTGAAGTCATTGTGATTGGAGCGACTAATCGAATCGACGCCATCGATCCCGCCTTAAGACGTCCAGGTAGATTTGACAGGGAATTGGTCTTCTCACTACCATCTAAAGAA GAAAgagaagaaattttaaaagtacatGTCTCGAAGTGGGCCACCCCTCCGAGTCCCCAAATGCTGTCTTATCTGGCTGAACAGTCGGTAGGGTACTGTGGCGCCGATCTGCGCGCTCTTTGTGCCGAAGCCGTCATTCAGAGCTTCCGACGTACTTATCCGCAAGTTTACGGGTCTGAGCATAAACTTATGCTTAATCCTGATGCTGTTAAAATAGAGAAGCTCGATTTTCTGCGTGCAAAATCCGTTCTAGTACCTGCGTCACATCGGCAAAAGCAAACACTTGGTAAGCGATTGTCCCCAGTGCTGCAACCATTACTGCAAGCACCATTGATGAAGGCGTTAAAGATATTGGCAAAGTCTTTTCCACATGGTTCTAATACCGCCTTAGCgaa AGTGAAACTATCTCCAAACGTTCTACCAGCACAGTTTCTTATCACTGGAAATGGTGCAAATCATGGCCAAACACGTCATTTAGCTCCTGCTATTCTGTATGAAATGGAACATATTCGGTCATATCTCATGGATTTATCAACATTACATCAGGAAACAGGAAGGTCTGCCGAAGAAACTTGTATTCAG atttttaatgagGCTAGAAGAAATATACCTAGTATTATCTATCTGCCAATCATCAATCAGTGGTGGGAACTAGTTTCCGATAGTGTAAAGGCAATATTGCGGATGCAACTTACTGGATTGGAAGCTAACATTCCTCTTCTATTTATGGCAACTTCTGAATTACCGTATGAACATTTACCTGATGAA ATACAAGACATATTTTCGGTGTATCGTGAAGAAGTATTTCATTTGGAACCTCCTAGCTTGGCCGAAAGAACCGCATTTTTCAAACCGCTCATCCAAGAAGCGATGCGACCTCCGCGTACTTACAGGCCGCGTCCGAAAACGCCACCGCCGCTTCCAAGGGCCCCAACACCGCCACCTCCGCCTCTCACCGAAGAACAAGCTAAGAAATTGTACGAAACCGAAGAGCACACTCTGCGTGAACTTCGTATTTTTCTTAgagatatttgtaaaaaattggcCAACAATAGACT gtttttcaTGTTTACAAAGCCAGTTGATACAGAACAAGTATCAGATTATACCACAATTATTAAGAAGCCAATGGATTTGGAAACAATGATGAACAAGGTTGATTTCCATCGGTATGAATGTGCAAAAGACTTTTTGGATGATATTGAATTGATAGTTCAGAATGCATTAGAATATAACCCCGCCag GACTTCAGCAGACAAGCAAATTCGTCACAGAGCTTGCTCACTGAGGGACTACGCCTACACTTTAATAAAGAGTGAAATGGATACAGACTTTGAAGAAAAATGTAGAGGAATCTCGAAAAAGCGTAGAGAAAGAAAAGCCAGCACTCAAAAGTACCTACCCGCATACCTGAATACCATAg GAGTTAATCTAAGTGAAACGCCACCTCAACCACCACAGGAAGAGCAAGTGGAAAcgaaaaaagaagaagaagaagtgGCAACAGCCACTGAATCCTCAAGTCCACAGAACAAAATGAATCTTCCTAGGAAACGAAAGTACTCGTGGCAGAAAGGTTGTTTGACTCGACGTAAGAGATATAAACATAACACAACTCAAGAGGAT acAATTGAAAAAGCATCCACTGGCGATGAATCCAAGGAAAATAATCCACAATTAGAACAAAGTAATTCAAATGTGAGCTTGAAACCAGTGGAAGATGAGACTGCTACAACTCCACTTACCATTAACTGTGATACTCAAGCTCCTAAACAAGATGTAGCTAATTCATTACA atcaCCTAAACGAAGGTTGAGTGACATCTTAAGTCCTTCAGAATTATTAGACAGTCCATTAGATTTTGATGATATAGATCAGGTTCTTAATGAAAGTG tcGATGGAGACACCGATAAACCAAAGAAATGCGTGGAATGTTCGTCGACAGAATTGGAAAAAGTTTTGGAAGAAATGGTTCAATCGACTATGAACTATTCCCTTAAAGCTTTGTtcgatttatataataatgtaaacatgatcataaagaaatattcCAGAACTTACGAAAGAAATTCTTTGCCAGTG gaaataaaacaagaactggaaaaattcataaaatccaCCGCGGCggatttatatgaattatcaGATTCGTAA